The Coturnix japonica isolate 7356 chromosome Z unlocalized genomic scaffold, Coturnix japonica 2.1 chrZrandom1740, whole genome shotgun sequence sequence aaaagaaaagaaaagaaaagaaaagaaaagaaaagaaaagaaaagaaaagaaaagaaaagaaaagaaaagaaaagaaaagaaaagaaagaggaggaaggtgagCGGAAGGCAGCATCGCACTACGTGCaaacttttctctctccttccacCAACTCCTCCAGGATCGCGATGGATTTGGAGAAGATCTACTCGACCCCTCGTCCCGGACGCACAGGTACGGAGCGGAGCGGGGGGTCGCGGACAGACCCCGACCCTTTGGGAGCCTCCTTCGTAGCGGGTAGCGGTGCCGTGGGGGAGTCTAGCGGATGAGCAATGCGATTCCGCACCGATCGATGGGGGCTTTTATTGGTTAAATCGCCCGAATAATCGCTCCGTCGATACCGAGCTGCACCGCCGAGCCCGGAGAGCCGTcgggggggagggaggaggagggggatgCGGTGGGACATGGGGGGTCGCGGGGAGCGGGGCCCGGCCGGGATGTGCCCCACGTCGGGGCCCAAAGGGCGGCGGGGGCCGAGGGGCCCGAGGGGGCCGAGCTGGATCTGCCGTCGGggaagccccgccccctcggCCCCTCCCCGCATCCTCATTGGTCCTCTTCGCCGAGCTGAGCGCTGCGATTGGCTGTCACGTTTGATTGGCAGTCGGAGCCCCGCCCCTTTTCGCGTTTCGCCGCTGTCCGGCGGCGCGGTGCTGAACGCGTCACGGCGCCGTCGCGGCGGGCAGGGGGCGGGCGGTGCGACCCCCACGCTGCCGGTGCGGCCCCGACGGCGCTGAACCacggccccgccccgctccgccctCTCGGCAGCCACAAGTTCCCGCAACTCGAGCGGCCCCGGACGCGGGGTTGAGCCGCGCTCCGCCCGCAGCTCCCGGCGCCGTCGGGGCGAACCGGAACggccgcccccagccccagccccagccccaaacACCGGGGCGGTGTGCGGGTGTGGGGGGCGGCGAAGGAAGGAGCGGGCGGTGCCGCTGTTGGATGCCCGCTGGTTGCTCGATCTCCATCCTCCCTCGATCTTCTCTGGCGCTGAGAGCGCTCTGCGAGGCCGCCGGACCGCCCCGATGGAAATACACTGTAAGCACGACCCGTTTGCTGCAATGCATAGTAAGTAGGCTTTGCCTGCACCTTCCTATGGTGCGATACGAGCTCTGCGGGGTTCGGTCGAATGGGGGATGATGGTGTGGGATGGTTCCACGGCCGAACCTCAGAGCTGGCGCTTTGTTCCCGGGCTTCGTTTTGATCCtgatccatttttttttctgctatggCAGAGAA is a genomic window containing:
- the LOC107306920 gene encoding collagen alpha-1(I) chain-like, producing the protein MGGRGERGPAGMCPTSGPKGRRGPRGPRGPSWICRRGSPAPSAPPRILIGPLRRAERCDWLSRLIGSRSPAPFRVSPLSGGAVLNASRRRRGGQGAGGATPTLPVRPRRR